The Methanomethylovorans hollandica DSM 15978 genome includes a region encoding these proteins:
- a CDS encoding metal-dependent transcriptional regulator gives MEVFTGLEVSPRKVDYLKFLLKKEETVRTTDISSELKVDPSTTTKTLADLASQGYVDHVPYRGVRLTERGKEYAQFLIHRHNILSLLLTHYGLSAEESCHEVSRFEAYVSRDAVEKICASMGHPAVSACGKIPHGSCRIGDIA, from the coding sequence ATGGAAGTGTTTACCGGACTGGAAGTATCCCCGCGAAAAGTTGATTACCTGAAGTTCCTTCTCAAAAAAGAAGAAACTGTGCGTACGACTGACATATCATCCGAACTCAAAGTGGACCCATCCACTACAACAAAGACCCTTGCAGATCTTGCCTCTCAGGGATATGTGGACCATGTACCCTACAGAGGAGTACGGCTGACAGAAAGGGGTAAAGAATATGCCCAGTTCCTTATCCACCGACATAACATTTTAAGCTTGCTTTTGACACATTATGGCCTCTCTGCCGAAGAATCCTGCCATGAGGTGTCCAGGTTCGAAGCGTATGTTTCAAGAGATGCTGTAGAGAAGATATGTGCTTCAATGGGTCATCCTGCTGTAAGCGCCTGTGGGAAAATCCCTCATGGATCATGCAGAATAGGGGATATTGCCTGA
- a CDS encoding nucleoside triphosphate pyrophosphohydrolase: protein MVMNSDDCNGKLVRDKIPYIIRQSSRKPVYHRASEEEYITKLLDKLVEETNEFKSSPSEEELADILEVILALSDIFGFGLDNVDDIRSSKLKDRGGFRERYILETVTHE from the coding sequence ATGGTCATGAATTCAGATGATTGCAATGGAAAGCTCGTAAGAGATAAGATCCCTTACATTATCAGGCAGAGTAGCAGAAAACCTGTGTATCACCGGGCTTCCGAGGAAGAATATATTACAAAGCTGCTGGATAAACTTGTAGAGGAGACAAATGAGTTCAAGTCTTCTCCTTCTGAAGAAGAACTTGCAGATATATTAGAAGTGATCTTGGCTCTTTCAGACATTTTTGGATTTGGCCTTGATAATGTTGATGATATTCGCTCTTCAAAGCTCAAAGATAGAGGCGGTTTTAGGGAAAGATATATTCTGGAAACAGTAACTCATGAATGA
- a CDS encoding CxxC-x17-CxxC domain-containing protein, producing MRFDSRGGSGRSGGSGGFRPSGPREMHKATCADCKQETEVPFVPSGDRPVYCRECYQKHRPARY from the coding sequence ATGAGATTCGATAGTAGAGGCGGAAGCGGTAGAAGCGGTGGAAGCGGTGGCTTCAGACCAAGTGGCCCAAGAGAAATGCACAAAGCAACTTGCGCAGACTGTAAACAGGAAACTGAAGTACCTTTCGTCCCATCCGGTGACAGGCCAGTGTACTGCAGAGAATGCTACCAGAAGCATAGACCAGCCAGATATTAG
- a CDS encoding metal ABC transporter solute-binding protein, Zn/Mn family, with protein sequence MNKLIKPLVICAICAILLFSGCTEKAQNKNTETSADELVVAVSVLPQAEFVEQIGGDKVRTVVMIPSGASVHTYEPTPNQLKDLSKAQIYVKVGSNLDFELVWMDDLLSVNPDMYVVNSSEGIQFRSIEEHAEEEANTSEEQMEEEEREHTGLDPHVWTSPQKAKIIVKNIYDGLVAVDPENEETYKQNYDVYITKLDEADAKLKAALAGKEGSSFIVYHPAWGYLADDYGLHEISIEIEGKEPSAQDMQKLIDTAKEKGIKVIFVQKGFSTSSAQTIAKQIGGEVVEIDPLAKDYIDNLGRVSNAFAKGLA encoded by the coding sequence ATGAACAAACTAATAAAACCATTAGTTATCTGTGCGATCTGTGCTATATTGCTTTTTAGCGGTTGTACTGAGAAAGCACAGAATAAGAATACAGAAACTTCGGCTGATGAACTGGTAGTTGCCGTAAGCGTTCTTCCACAGGCAGAATTTGTGGAACAGATAGGAGGAGATAAAGTTCGCACCGTGGTAATGATCCCTTCCGGAGCAAGCGTGCATACATACGAACCCACTCCAAATCAACTGAAGGATCTCAGCAAAGCACAGATCTATGTAAAGGTAGGATCGAACCTGGATTTTGAACTTGTCTGGATGGATGACCTCCTGTCTGTTAACCCTGATATGTATGTAGTGAACTCATCTGAAGGTATCCAGTTCAGGAGCATAGAAGAACATGCTGAAGAAGAAGCCAACACTTCAGAAGAGCAAATGGAAGAAGAGGAACGTGAACATACAGGTCTTGATCCGCATGTCTGGACTTCACCTCAGAAAGCAAAGATAATTGTCAAGAACATATATGACGGACTTGTGGCCGTTGACCCTGAGAATGAAGAAACATACAAACAGAACTATGATGTTTACATCACCAAACTGGATGAAGCAGATGCCAAACTGAAAGCTGCACTTGCCGGAAAAGAAGGAAGCAGTTTCATTGTGTATCATCCTGCGTGGGGATATCTTGCAGATGATTACGGGTTACATGAGATCTCCATAGAAATAGAAGGCAAGGAGCCAAGCGCACAGGATATGCAAAAGCTGATCGACACTGCTAAAGAAAAAGGAATAAAGGTCATCTTCGTACAAAAAGGTTTCAGCACATCAAGCGCCCAGACCATTGCCAAGCAGATAGGCGGAGAAGTGGTGGAGATAGACCCACTTGCAAAGGATTATATAGATAACTTGGGTAGGGTTTCTAATGCATTTGCAAAAGGACTGGCATAA
- a CDS encoding YwbE family protein produces MSSGNIRGNIKTGLNVGIVLKKDQSTGRITRGVVKRILTNSSTHPHGIKVQLEDGCVGRVKEIYTSDTA; encoded by the coding sequence ATGAGCTCAGGCAATATAAGAGGGAATATTAAAACAGGTTTGAATGTGGGAATTGTTCTGAAAAAAGATCAATCTACCGGAAGGATAACACGTGGTGTTGTGAAGAGGATATTAACCAATTCTTCAACTCATCCACATGGAATCAAAGTGCAATTAGAAGACGGCTGTGTAGGAAGAGTTAAGGAAATCTATACCTCAGATACCGCTTAA
- a CDS encoding LemA family protein, giving the protein MIQDVLWIIGVVLVIVLLVAVFVFSIYNKLIVLRNRVENAWAQVDVQLKRRFDLIPNIVETVKGYAKHEKSVFDEVTKARSAWMSASTVGEAAQASNMLTNALKSLFAVAEAYPELKANENFKQLQQELSQTEDKIAYSRQFYNDTVMKYNISIQQIPNNIVAGMFHFEKKELLETTEEEKITPKVNFES; this is encoded by the coding sequence ATGATACAAGATGTATTATGGATAATAGGTGTAGTTCTTGTTATAGTGTTGCTTGTTGCAGTGTTTGTCTTTTCCATTTATAACAAACTAATAGTACTGCGCAACAGGGTGGAGAATGCATGGGCTCAGGTAGACGTCCAGCTTAAGCGCAGATTCGACCTGATACCCAATATAGTGGAAACAGTAAAAGGCTACGCAAAGCATGAGAAATCTGTGTTTGACGAGGTCACAAAAGCCAGATCTGCATGGATGTCGGCATCTACTGTAGGCGAGGCTGCACAAGCATCTAATATGCTTACCAATGCATTGAAGTCCTTATTTGCTGTTGCAGAGGCATATCCTGAACTTAAGGCCAATGAAAATTTCAAGCAATTGCAGCAGGAACTCTCACAGACCGAAGATAAGATCGCCTATAGCAGGCAGTTCTACAACGATACTGTTATGAAATACAATATTTCCATCCAGCAGATACCGAACAATATAGTTGCAGGTATGTTCCATTTTGAAAAGAAGGAATTGTTAGAGACCACAGAAGAGGAAAAGATCACTCCAAAGGTGAATTTTGAGTCATAA
- a CDS encoding metal ABC transporter permease, with product MIEILQYDFMRNALFTAILVSIACGIIGVYVVVKKIVSISGGISHASFGGVGLGYFLGINPLYGLIPFSLFSALAMGLVSKRAKMSEDTATGILWSLGMAIGIVFINLTPGYAPDLMTYLFGNILTVSTSDLYVMLALDALIVVIVYVFYKEFMAMCFDEEFASVIGVPVERMYLLLLCLIALTIVLLIKVVGIILIIALLTMPASLSAHYTHNLRNMMYLSMFFGAFFSITGLSLSYLLDIPSGATIILVMAGVYIIHFIYDGLTKKVHA from the coding sequence ATGATAGAGATCCTTCAGTATGATTTTATGAGAAATGCCCTGTTCACTGCGATCCTTGTAAGCATAGCCTGTGGAATAATAGGCGTCTATGTTGTTGTCAAGAAGATCGTGTCCATTAGCGGAGGAATCTCCCATGCTTCTTTTGGTGGCGTTGGCCTTGGATATTTCCTTGGCATTAATCCCCTTTATGGCCTCATACCCTTCAGCCTCTTTTCCGCCCTGGCAATGGGGCTTGTGAGCAAACGTGCAAAGATGTCCGAAGATACTGCTACTGGTATACTCTGGTCGCTGGGCATGGCCATAGGGATCGTTTTTATCAACCTGACACCAGGCTATGCACCTGACCTGATGACCTATCTTTTCGGTAATATTCTCACGGTTTCAACATCTGACCTATATGTAATGCTTGCTCTGGACGCCCTCATAGTGGTGATCGTATATGTGTTCTATAAAGAGTTCATGGCAATGTGCTTCGATGAGGAATTTGCATCTGTTATAGGAGTTCCCGTAGAACGCATGTATCTACTCCTTTTATGCCTCATAGCCCTCACTATTGTGTTACTCATAAAAGTAGTTGGCATAATCCTTATCATCGCCCTGCTTACAATGCCTGCTTCACTGAGTGCACATTATACGCATAACCTGCGTAACATGATGTACCTATCCATGTTCTTTGGAGCATTTTTCAGCATTACAGGCCTTTCCCTGTCCTACCTTCTGGATATCCCATCGGGTGCGACCATCATCCTGGTGATGGCAGGAGTATACATCATCCATTTCATATACGACGGACTTACAAAGAAAGTACACGCCTAA
- a CDS encoding MFS transporter: MSGIFIPVFARSLGASYFEVGLISAFFAAASFFSSFMFGKAADINRLRPIILAGLAVSAVSFFMQIFAHNAASLAVVRAMVGFSVGVYPAALIVSVYYEKESIGKFSSFGSLGWMVGYLVAGFIGNIEHLFILSSLFFTIAFFAAFGLADVQKPSISVSYFSLAAFRKNLDVYLSMFLRHMGAIAVWIILPLYMAFLGASNFWIGVIYAINPSIQFIIMRRLDKFSNEWLIKWGIIISGISFVSYSLAQDFYSIVPGMVLIAFGWSFLYVGANQLVVERSIEKASSVGILNSSISAADIAGSIIGGIIMQYFGFRQTMLFAAICSILSIMVFSWMNRSSQKGSI; this comes from the coding sequence ATGTCTGGTATCTTTATACCTGTTTTTGCGAGATCCCTTGGAGCTTCATACTTTGAAGTTGGCCTCATCAGTGCCTTTTTTGCAGCAGCTTCCTTTTTTTCTTCATTCATGTTTGGGAAAGCCGCGGATATAAATCGTCTGCGACCTATAATTCTCGCAGGCCTTGCAGTGTCTGCAGTGTCTTTCTTCATGCAAATATTCGCTCATAATGCCGCTTCACTTGCCGTGGTACGTGCAATGGTGGGTTTCAGCGTAGGAGTATATCCGGCTGCCCTTATTGTTAGCGTGTATTATGAAAAAGAAAGTATCGGCAAATTCAGCTCTTTTGGTTCCCTTGGCTGGATGGTGGGGTACCTAGTTGCCGGTTTCATAGGAAATATAGAGCATCTTTTCATTTTATCATCGCTTTTTTTCACCATCGCTTTTTTTGCAGCTTTTGGGCTTGCTGATGTACAGAAACCTTCTATTTCCGTGAGTTATTTTTCATTGGCTGCTTTCAGAAAGAACCTTGATGTCTATCTGTCAATGTTCCTGAGGCATATGGGTGCAATTGCTGTGTGGATCATTTTACCTCTGTACATGGCTTTCCTTGGTGCTTCTAATTTCTGGATAGGAGTTATATACGCCATCAACCCTTCCATACAATTCATAATTATGCGCAGGCTTGATAAGTTCAGCAACGAATGGCTCATCAAATGGGGAATTATCATTTCCGGGATATCTTTTGTAAGCTATTCTCTGGCACAAGATTTTTATTCCATTGTTCCTGGGATGGTATTGATAGCCTTTGGGTGGTCATTCTTATACGTAGGTGCAAATCAGCTGGTTGTAGAGCGAAGCATTGAAAAAGCAAGTTCTGTAGGTATTTTGAATTCCTCCATATCTGCAGCGGACATTGCAGGATCGATAATAGGAGGAATTATCATGCAATACTTTGGTTTCAGGCAAACAATGCTGTTCGCTGCGATATGTTCAATACTGTCTATAATGGTTTTTAGCTGGATGAACAGATCTTCGCAAAAGGGTTCAATTTAA
- a CDS encoding DMT family transporter, with the protein MSYLYLAAAILFEICGTTCMKLSEGFTRMLPSILIFVFYGISFVSFTIALKKIDVSVAYAIWAGLGVAMISIIGYVGFHEPMSLVKIISIVLVIVGVVGLHLSSYLQ; encoded by the coding sequence ATGAGTTATCTATACCTTGCTGCTGCCATACTGTTCGAGATATGCGGGACCACATGTATGAAACTGTCCGAAGGGTTCACACGAATGTTGCCATCAATATTGATATTTGTGTTCTATGGTATCAGTTTTGTGTCTTTTACCATCGCCCTGAAAAAGATAGATGTAAGTGTTGCCTATGCTATATGGGCTGGTCTTGGCGTGGCAATGATCTCGATTATCGGATACGTGGGTTTTCATGAACCAATGTCCCTTGTAAAAATAATATCTATAGTACTGGTTATAGTAGGAGTTGTAGGATTGCATTTAAGCAGCTATCTACAATGA
- a CDS encoding metal ABC transporter ATP-binding protein — translation MTEVVELQDIWVSYGDVTVLEAVDLTVQDKDFLGIIGPNGGGKSTLLKVILGLITPDKGIVKLLGDNPVKTRKHVGYVPQYASFNLNFPISVLEVVLMGRMNTVGPLRRYGKKDHDAAQEALKKVKMLEYKDRQISELSGGQRQRVFIARSLVTDPKLLILDEPATGVDFVMQKEFYELLQELKQHIAIIMVSHDISAISVYVDKVACLNRNLHYHNSKELSPEDLEASYVCPVEMIAHGMPHRVLKLH, via the coding sequence ATGACAGAGGTCGTAGAGCTTCAGGACATATGGGTGAGTTATGGTGACGTCACAGTACTGGAGGCAGTTGACCTTACAGTACAGGATAAGGATTTCCTGGGAATCATTGGCCCAAACGGAGGAGGGAAAAGTACACTTCTTAAAGTAATCCTGGGCCTCATAACCCCTGACAAAGGGATTGTGAAGCTTCTGGGCGACAATCCCGTAAAGACGCGCAAACATGTGGGGTATGTACCCCAATATGCCTCCTTCAATCTAAATTTCCCTATCAGTGTCTTGGAAGTAGTCCTTATGGGACGCATGAACACGGTCGGACCTTTAAGGAGATACGGTAAAAAGGACCATGATGCTGCACAGGAAGCTCTGAAGAAGGTCAAGATGTTGGAATACAAGGACCGGCAGATCAGTGAGCTTTCCGGCGGACAGCGTCAGAGGGTGTTTATAGCCAGGTCACTTGTAACCGACCCAAAACTCCTGATACTTGATGAACCAGCAACAGGAGTAGACTTTGTCATGCAGAAAGAGTTCTACGAACTGTTACAGGAACTTAAACAACACATAGCTATTATCATGGTCTCTCATGATATCAGCGCTATTTCTGTCTACGTGGACAAGGTAGCATGTCTTAATAGAAATTTACACTATCACAATTCCAAGGAACTAAGTCCGGAGGATCTTGAAGCCTCCTATGTATGCCCGGTGGAAATGATTGCACACGGGATGCCACACAGAGTGCTTAAACTACATTGA
- a CDS encoding phosphate-starvation-inducible PsiE family protein, translating into MMKYVSGFQKLVIKAIILMMIVVILSSTLEIGWIILSDLVNPPVMFLNVKEVLDIFGLFFLVLIGIELLETIKMIINESTLNVDVIILVGITAIVRKVMIIDLKTTPPMFLVGMGILVIALAGAYYLINKSGKEFRCELK; encoded by the coding sequence ATGATGAAATATGTCAGCGGTTTTCAAAAATTGGTCATCAAGGCAATTATTTTGATGATGATTGTGGTCATTCTCAGCTCCACTCTGGAAATAGGATGGATAATCCTTAGTGACTTGGTCAACCCCCCGGTAATGTTCCTTAACGTAAAAGAAGTACTGGATATATTCGGCCTTTTCTTCCTAGTCCTTATCGGTATTGAATTATTGGAAACTATAAAGATGATCATCAATGAATCTACATTGAACGTTGATGTGATCATACTTGTAGGTATTACTGCAATTGTAAGAAAAGTAATGATTATCGATCTGAAAACCACTCCTCCAATGTTCCTGGTAGGGATGGGTATACTGGTGATCGCTCTGGCAGGAGCATATTATCTAATTAACAAATCAGGCAAAGAGTTCAGATGTGAACTTAAATGA
- a CDS encoding DUF2207 domain-containing protein — protein sequence MYKFSTGRSGCSRTMAFVSAIALILLLLLPIASARDYSLESAILNVTVSPEGIVHVQEFLTYHFDGTFYEVYRQVYPPPGGSMENIQGYCEGSSCDFYVNDIYGGYELVGRLPSPTPENITFVTSYDYYGGLKVYNDVSELHYKFWGDEWEKPVHNLAATVTIVPSKGSEITYWLHPNDYTKTATINDNTITVQATDIPANSWYEIRAIFPRLTSPDSRYVTMYDQNAKFQIFRIESQYALKQKALYVVFIVYVLLALSLLIAPFYLYFKYGREPDIAYEGIYERELPYDSSPAVVNAMMKGAIGLPTIEGFAATVMDLIHRDYLSIDDSNPQDIVLHINVPERKKGNSSGLLDFEQDVLDLIISHSDARQLHWKEFHSRLKKGTSFYNFINSWNKKVKAHIDLEKLFIEKGATKMDYFAGILFLVSLLSLFAIPWLGDSSAYPIIKKLGFMPIIIAFSSPVVFVLNARYRTVLGRWTPEGKLFVDRWKNFKKYLTDFSALKDHAPGSVKIWDHYMVYAMALGVAEEALKNMSLIIPKEEFRTSHFRNRVYVTGYTSDFSHAYQVSAPKSSSGGSSGVGGSGGGFGGGGGGAR from the coding sequence GTGTATAAGTTCTCCACAGGCAGAAGTGGCTGTTCAAGAACTATGGCTTTTGTTTCTGCAATAGCCCTTATTTTGTTATTACTTTTGCCAATTGCATCTGCCCGGGATTATTCTCTTGAAAGTGCAATTTTAAATGTCACAGTATCTCCTGAGGGCATAGTTCATGTTCAGGAGTTCCTCACATATCACTTTGATGGCACATTTTATGAGGTATACAGGCAAGTATACCCTCCACCTGGAGGTTCCATGGAGAATATACAGGGCTACTGCGAGGGAAGTTCGTGTGATTTTTACGTGAATGATATTTACGGAGGTTATGAACTCGTAGGCAGGCTCCCGTCTCCGACACCGGAAAATATCACCTTTGTCACTTCTTATGACTACTATGGCGGCCTCAAAGTATACAACGATGTCTCAGAGCTGCACTACAAATTCTGGGGAGATGAATGGGAAAAGCCTGTCCATAACCTTGCAGCAACCGTTACCATCGTTCCCTCCAAGGGCTCTGAGATAACCTACTGGCTACATCCGAACGACTATACCAAAACCGCGACCATAAATGATAATACGATCACAGTGCAGGCAACTGATATCCCTGCCAATAGCTGGTACGAGATACGGGCCATCTTTCCAAGGCTCACTTCACCGGACTCAAGATATGTGACCATGTATGATCAGAACGCTAAGTTCCAAATATTCCGTATAGAATCTCAGTACGCACTGAAGCAGAAGGCTCTGTATGTGGTTTTCATAGTATATGTGCTTCTGGCATTATCTCTTCTTATAGCTCCGTTCTATCTGTACTTCAAATATGGGAGGGAACCTGACATAGCATACGAGGGTATCTACGAGCGTGAACTGCCATATGATTCCAGCCCGGCTGTGGTCAATGCCATGATGAAAGGTGCAATCGGCCTACCTACAATAGAAGGTTTTGCTGCTACAGTAATGGATCTTATACACCGGGATTATCTGAGTATAGATGACAGCAACCCACAGGACATTGTGCTGCATATTAATGTCCCGGAAAGGAAAAAAGGAAATTCCTCTGGACTTCTGGATTTCGAGCAGGATGTGCTGGACCTTATCATAAGTCATTCGGATGCACGCCAGTTGCATTGGAAAGAGTTTCATTCCAGGCTCAAAAAAGGCACATCCTTCTATAATTTCATAAATTCGTGGAATAAAAAGGTGAAGGCTCATATAGATCTTGAAAAGCTCTTCATCGAAAAAGGTGCCACGAAAATGGACTATTTTGCGGGCATACTTTTCCTTGTATCCCTCCTTAGCCTTTTCGCTATTCCCTGGCTGGGAGACTCGTCTGCTTATCCGATAATTAAAAAATTGGGTTTCATGCCTATAATCATTGCATTCAGTTCACCTGTTGTGTTTGTCCTCAATGCCAGATACAGGACCGTTCTGGGCAGATGGACCCCGGAAGGTAAGCTTTTTGTAGATCGCTGGAAGAACTTCAAGAAATATCTCACAGACTTCTCTGCTCTGAAGGACCATGCTCCGGGGTCGGTGAAGATCTGGGACCATTATATGGTATATGCTATGGCGCTGGGTGTGGCGGAAGAAGCACTCAAAAACATGTCTTTAATAATTCCAAAAGAGGAGTTCAGGACAAGCCACTTCCGTAACAGGGTCTATGTTACAGGCTATACTTCAGATTTCAGCCATGCTTACCAGGTATCCGCCCCAAAGTCATCTTCAGGAGGAAGCAGCGGAGTAGGCGGTTCCGGAGGTGGTTTTGGTGGTGGCGGAGGCGGTGCGAGGTAA
- a CDS encoding MBL fold metallo-hydrolase: MIIQQFFTKKIAHSSYFLGGDKECAIIDPRRDPEIYIEVAREMGTRIKYILETHLHADFISGHMDLAEKTGAAICGPRSANFDFDHVPLLEGNSFEMEDMTIKVLETPGHTPEHISYVVTDRSRGEDPVALFCGDTLFVGDVGRPDLFPGRAEELASKLYDSLHEKIMRLPDTCEVYPAHGAGSLCGRAMAAKRTSTIGYEKKFNYALKINDRRKFIDSLTHGMPDAPDHFSRCTDINRQGPVKVIDLPSLEELEPPAFSSLTADNNVLVLDVRNFEAFGGQHVPGAYSIDMNGNFPTFAGWLLPPDKDILLVCEGYGQAVEASRQLHRVGLDRVYGYLAGGMYAWVTAGYPTAHVPQLSSHELNQRVNQGRRAVLVDVRALSEYKTSHIQNALNIPVAELRERYVELDPAEETVLICGSGQRSSMAASILKQKGFDQVFNVAGGMRGYAAAGFGPECPLCTLPWASFAGRSDRIRNNN, translated from the coding sequence ATGATAATACAGCAGTTTTTTACCAAAAAGATAGCACATAGTTCCTATTTTTTGGGCGGGGACAAGGAATGCGCTATAATAGATCCTCGCCGCGATCCTGAAATATATATTGAAGTTGCAAGAGAGATGGGAACCAGGATCAAGTATATACTTGAAACTCACCTGCATGCAGATTTCATATCCGGGCACATGGATCTGGCAGAGAAGACCGGAGCCGCTATATGTGGCCCCAGGTCTGCTAATTTCGATTTTGATCATGTACCTCTCCTAGAAGGCAATTCTTTTGAGATGGAAGATATGACCATAAAGGTGCTTGAAACCCCAGGACACACTCCTGAACACATTTCCTATGTGGTGACTGACAGGTCCCGGGGAGAAGATCCGGTGGCATTGTTCTGTGGAGATACTCTTTTTGTAGGGGATGTGGGCCGTCCTGATCTATTTCCAGGAAGAGCGGAGGAACTTGCTTCCAAACTTTATGACAGTCTCCATGAGAAAATTATGAGATTACCCGATACCTGTGAAGTGTATCCTGCCCACGGTGCAGGTTCTCTCTGTGGCAGGGCAATGGCTGCAAAGAGAACAAGCACTATAGGGTACGAAAAGAAATTCAACTATGCACTGAAGATAAATGATCGTAGGAAATTCATAGACTCTCTGACACATGGTATGCCCGATGCACCTGATCATTTCAGCAGGTGTACCGATATCAATCGACAAGGTCCTGTAAAGGTTATTGATTTGCCCTCTCTGGAAGAGCTTGAGCCCCCTGCGTTTTCCTCTCTGACAGCCGATAACAATGTTCTGGTGCTGGATGTACGCAACTTTGAAGCATTTGGAGGACAACACGTTCCAGGAGCGTACAGCATTGATATGAATGGTAATTTTCCAACCTTTGCAGGATGGTTGCTTCCTCCGGATAAAGACATACTCCTGGTCTGCGAAGGATATGGACAGGCCGTTGAGGCTTCCAGACAGTTGCACAGGGTGGGACTTGACAGAGTTTATGGGTATTTGGCCGGTGGTATGTATGCATGGGTCACTGCCGGTTATCCTACAGCGCATGTACCACAGCTATCTTCCCATGAATTGAATCAGCGGGTGAACCAAGGCAGGAGAGCTGTCCTTGTGGATGTTCGGGCATTAAGTGAATACAAAACTTCCCATATTCAGAATGCTCTCAATATTCCTGTAGCTGAGTTGAGGGAGAGGTATGTGGAACTTGATCCTGCAGAAGAAACAGTTCTTATATGCGGAAGCGGGCAACGATCAAGCATGGCTGCCAGTATTCTGAAACAAAAAGGTTTTGATCAGGTTTTCAACGTAGCAGGTGGAATGCGAGGTTATGCAGCTGCTGGTTTTGGCCCGGAATGCCCACTCTGTACACTGCCATGGGCATCTTTTGCAGGGAGGTCGGATAGAATAAGGAATAATAACTAA
- a CDS encoding DMT family transporter, whose product MLEGKKGHLAILLGCVFYGTTGIFLAHIHAMAIPSMIFYRLFFGVLLILLVILITGNLSQIMLRKKKKLLALQGIITVVNMLFYFYCVKTTCFSIAILLEYTSPIYVMIASPFVLKEKIARGSIYSMVIAITGIILVIRPEGGFSGLQTDPVYLSGILSGIFSGILAATLIMNIRLMKDEYPEMGIAFWSMGISCLLMTPFAFSTPWNIFVENLNVLASFGAVSIGIGAFLTIIGFSQVEAQTGSLLSLIEPVSGVLFDVTLLGVQLGINVFIGCVLVLISAFMVSARDPVRKDN is encoded by the coding sequence ATGTTAGAAGGCAAGAAAGGACATCTGGCCATACTTCTTGGGTGTGTTTTCTATGGGACAACAGGCATATTCCTGGCTCATATACATGCAATGGCCATTCCATCTATGATCTTCTATAGATTGTTCTTCGGTGTTCTGTTGATACTTCTGGTTATTCTTATTACCGGAAATCTATCCCAGATCATGCTTCGGAAAAAAAAGAAATTACTGGCACTGCAGGGAATTATCACTGTAGTGAACATGTTATTCTATTTCTATTGTGTCAAAACCACATGTTTTTCGATCGCCATATTGCTTGAATATACATCCCCCATCTATGTCATGATAGCCTCGCCTTTCGTACTGAAAGAAAAGATAGCCAGAGGAAGTATCTATTCAATGGTCATAGCTATTACAGGTATAATACTTGTGATAAGACCAGAAGGTGGATTTTCAGGACTTCAGACAGATCCTGTTTATCTGTCAGGAATCCTCTCAGGCATATTTTCAGGTATCCTTGCGGCTACTCTGATCATGAACATACGGCTCATGAAAGACGAATATCCGGAAATGGGGATAGCGTTCTGGTCAATGGGAATTAGTTGCTTACTTATGACACCTTTTGCATTCAGTACTCCCTGGAACATATTCGTAGAAAATCTCAATGTGCTCGCATCATTTGGAGCCGTATCCATAGGGATAGGGGCCTTCCTTACTATAATAGGGTTCTCTCAGGTTGAAGCACAAACAGGCTCCCTGCTTTCATTGATAGAACCTGTGAGTGGTGTCCTGTTTGATGTTACATTACTGGGCGTTCAACTTGGAATTAACGTATTCATAGGCTGTGTTCTGGTGCTGATCTCTGCGTTTATGGTGAGTGCAAGGGATCCTGTAAGGAAAGACAATTAA